A genomic region of Dermacentor andersoni chromosome 9, qqDerAnde1_hic_scaffold, whole genome shotgun sequence contains the following coding sequences:
- the bc10 gene encoding apoptosis inducing factor BLCAP, which yields MYCLQWLIPVLLIPKPMNLALVQNHVMFMVLYLTGFFLERKPCTICSLVFIAAVFLICYSGMGNCIFSLFVNCNSVTCEPGT from the coding sequence ATGTATTGCCTCCAGTGGCTCATCCCGGTGCTGCTCATACCCAAGCCCATGAACCTGGCTCTGGTTCAGAATCACGTGATGTTCATGGTCCTCTACCTGACTGGATTCTTCCTCGAACGCAAGCCGTGCACCATTTGCAGTCTGGTGTTCATTGCCGCCGTGTTCCTCATCTGCTACAGCGGCATGGGGAACTGCATCTTCTCGCTGTTCGTCAACTGCAACTCGGTGACGTGCGAGCCGGGCACGTAG